From a single Pempheris klunzingeri isolate RE-2024b chromosome 2, fPemKlu1.hap1, whole genome shotgun sequence genomic region:
- the LOC139218445 gene encoding endothelin-3 — MANVSWVDVGVLFLVVVAASLANGSSSNKDVSQRRELEASKLSTFLPSGSDDHAVGAKPSSSSDLPGARRRVKRCTCYTYKDKECVYYCHLDIIWINTPEHTVPYGISSYQGSLRMRRSAGTEQGRSGPAAQRCVCTLQNDSDCSSFCIHSRRRRPATAESEADKRTASMNSAPAMI, encoded by the exons ATGGCTAATGTGTCATGGGTTGATGTTGGAGTTCTGTTTCTTGTCGTGGTGGCAGCGTCTCTGGCAAACG GTTCTTCATCTAACAAAGATGTGAGTCAGAGGAGGGAGCTGGAAGCGTCCAAGCTGAGCACGTTCCTGCCCAGCGGTTCAGACGACCACGCTGTTGGAGCGaagccctcctcctccagtgatCTGCCAGGGGCCAGGAGGCGTGTGAAGAGATGCACGTGTTACACTTACAAAGACAAGGAGTGTGTGTATTACTGCCACCTGGACATCATCTGGATCAACACACCAGA GCACACAGTACCATATGGTATATCCAGTTACCAGGGTTCCCTGCGTATGAGACGCTCCGCTGGGACTGAGCAGGGGAGGAGCGGACCGGCGGCCCAGCGCTGTGTGTGTACCCTGCAGAATGACTCTGACTGCAGCAGCTTCTGCATACACAG CAGGCGAAGGAGGCCAGCCACAGCAGAGTCTGAAGCAGACAAGAGGACAGCATCTATGAACAGTGCGCCTgcaatgatatga